The candidate division WOR-3 bacterium genome contains a region encoding:
- a CDS encoding spermidine synthase: protein MNIKNKYYVESFLNKILFYYKIEDILYTGHTKFQKVDIVRVSLLGKTVFLDEKIQSAECDEFIYHESLVHPALLLHSNPEYIYIAGGGEGATLREVLKHWSVKKVRMCDIDEEFVNLCKVYLPEWHRNSFDDERAEIVYKDARKDIESLSDDSIDIYISDLTEPIEGGPSALLFTEDYFKILDKKLKKGGISVFQAGSTVIYYYDFILSLYKTLKEIFPSVFIYEIFVPSFHMSWGFVISFKENLNLKELLNRLENKRENEIFKYLNFLNPDYVKKIFFLPEYFKSSLNTKGRILTDKNPFIWEGDV, encoded by the coding sequence TTGAATATAAAAAATAAATATTATGTTGAATCTTTTTTAAATAAAATACTTTTCTATTATAAAATTGAGGATATTTTATATACTGGGCACACAAAATTTCAAAAAGTTGACATTGTGAGGGTTTCCCTACTTGGTAAAACAGTTTTTCTTGATGAAAAAATACAGAGTGCTGAATGTGATGAATTTATATATCATGAGTCACTTGTTCATCCTGCCCTTCTTTTACATTCAAATCCAGAGTATATATACATAGCTGGAGGAGGTGAAGGGGCTACTTTGAGGGAAGTTTTAAAACACTGGAGTGTAAAAAAAGTTAGAATGTGTGATATAGATGAAGAATTTGTAAACCTGTGTAAAGTTTATTTACCAGAATGGCATAGAAATTCATTTGATGATGAAAGGGCAGAAATTGTTTATAAAGATGCAAGGAAGGATATAGAGTCTTTGAGTGATGATTCCATTGATATTTATATATCAGATCTTACAGAACCAATAGAAGGTGGACCATCTGCTCTTTTATTTACAGAGGATTATTTTAAAATTCTTGATAAAAAATTAAAAAAGGGTGGTATAAGTGTTTTCCAAGCTGGCTCAACAGTTATTTATTATTATGATTTTATTCTTTCACTTTATAAAACTTTAAAAGAAATTTTTCCCTCTGTTTTTATATATGAGATATTTGTACCCTCTTTTCATATGTCCTGGGGCTTTGTAATTTCCTTTAAGGAAAATTTAAACTTAAAAGAACTTTTAAACAGATTAGAAAATAAAAGAGAAAATGAAATTTTTAAGTATTTGAATTTTTTAAATCCTGATTATGTAAAAAAAATATTCTTTTTACCTGAATATTTTAAATCATCATTAAATACTAAAGGAAGGATTTTGACTGATAAAAACCCTTTTATCTGGGAAGGAGATGTTTAA
- a CDS encoding DUF3108 domain-containing protein has translation MILFFLLNLAFSEGEELVFHVYYGAFGAGIAYLRVLKSDSIFHFQAQGHTNKFFSVIFYVNDRIDTYSDSNFLPLKQEKNLHEGTWKKSMWYKFDYDSLKVYDSDGKVSKMEKGAYDVLSIFYKLRNENFKIGDTLKLLLFADRKIYKIYTLVEKKQKLKTLIGEKDAIKLILLMEKSGEYKGKSGLEAIFGGKGGLEIWLSDDEKKVPLYMSTRVWFGSVRAVLKEIRKIEYKK, from the coding sequence ATGATTTTATTTTTTCTTTTAAATCTAGCCTTTTCAGAAGGAGAGGAACTTGTATTTCATGTTTATTATGGTGCTTTTGGGGCTGGTATTGCATATTTGAGAGTTTTAAAAAGTGATTCTATTTTTCATTTTCAGGCACAGGGACATACAAATAAATTTTTTTCAGTTATTTTTTATGTTAACGATAGGATTGATACTTATTCAGATTCTAATTTTTTACCTTTAAAACAAGAAAAAAACCTGCATGAAGGGACATGGAAAAAAAGCATGTGGTATAAATTTGATTATGATAGCTTAAAAGTGTATGATTCAGATGGTAAAGTGAGTAAAATGGAAAAAGGTGCTTATGATGTTTTGTCTATTTTTTATAAATTAAGGAACGAAAATTTTAAAATCGGGGATACTCTTAAACTCCTTTTATTTGCAGATAGAAAGATTTATAAAATTTATACACTTGTGGAAAAAAAACAAAAGCTTAAAACTCTTATTGGTGAAAAAGATGCAATAAAACTTATATTACTTATGGAAAAATCAGGTGAATATAAAGGTAAATCAGGCCTTGAAGCAATTTTTGGTGGAAAGGGTGGACTTGAAATCTGGCTTTCTGATGATGAGAAAAAGGTTCCCCTTTATATGTCAACAAGAGTATGGTTTGGTTCTGTAAGGGCAGTTTTAAAGGAGATAAGAAAAATTGAATATAAAAAATAA
- a CDS encoding succinate dehydrogenase iron-sulfur subunit — protein sequence MKVKFIIKRYIPELAKNGFDKFEIEVKEGMTVLDALLYIKENLDPTLSLRFSCRMGICGSCGMIINGKPELACHTQIKKIVENGKIKVEPIPNLTLIRDLVPDLQSAFMKHKKIKPYLIRKDEKEQESPTREYKQTPSELLEYLQFSYCIQCGLCISSCPVSSTDEDFLEPYVLAQAYRYCVDSRDEGLFERLEIVSKSHGVLNCHFAGGCSKACPKGVDPALAIQLLKRLILKKTFGLLKEKKGNNIVPPYPEGPNKDKVPKAPPKSV from the coding sequence ATGAAAGTTAAATTTATTATCAAAAGATATATACCTGAACTCGCAAAGAATGGTTTTGATAAGTTTGAGATAGAAGTTAAAGAGGGAATGACTGTTCTTGATGCCTTACTTTATATAAAAGAAAACCTTGATCCAACCTTAAGTTTAAGGTTTTCCTGCAGAATGGGAATATGTGGTTCATGTGGAATGATTATAAATGGAAAACCAGAACTTGCCTGTCATACTCAGATTAAGAAAATTGTTGAAAATGGAAAAATTAAGGTTGAGCCAATTCCAAATTTAACTTTGATAAGAGACCTTGTTCCAGATTTACAAAGTGCTTTTATGAAGCATAAGAAAATTAAACCCTATTTAATAAGAAAAGATGAAAAAGAACAAGAAAGCCCCACAAGAGAATATAAACAAACCCCTTCTGAATTACTTGAGTATCTGCAGTTCAGTTATTGTATTCAGTGTGGCCTCTGTATTTCTTCCTGTCCCGTATCCTCAACTGATGAAGATTTTTTAGAACCTTATGTACTTGCTCAGGCTTATAGATACTGTGTTGATTCCAGAGATGAGGGATTATTTGAAAGGCTTGAAATTGTTTCCAAAAGTCATGGTGTTTTAAACTGTCATTTTGCTGGTGGGTGTTCAAAAGCCTGTCCCAAGGGTGTTGACCCAGCTCTTGCAATTCAACTTTTGAAAAGATTGATTTTAAAGAAAACCTTTGGTTTATTAAAAGAGAAAAAAGGTAATAATATTGTTCCTCCCTATCCTGAAGGACCTAATAAGGACAAAGTTCCAAAGGCCCCACCTAAATCTGTTTGA
- a CDS encoding succinate dehydrogenase/fumarate reductase flavoprotein subunit has translation MEVHYYDLIILGSGLAGLRAALEASRKSDGKVKIALISKVQLMRSHSVCAEGGTGAAINQADGDSPLLHAWDTVKGSDFLADQDVVFRFVEKIIEEIYLLEHWGIPWSRREDGRINQRPFGGHSYPRALFAEDKTGFFEMHTLYNRLQKYDNWDRFDEYFVTKLLIKDGKFHGCVAYNMSGGEMACFYGKACIIATGGAGRIYAFTTFSHSVTGDGYALAFREGIPLKDMEFMQFHPTGLVPSGILITEGARGEGGYLKNNKGERFMEKYAPKMMELAPRDIVSRSMMTEIREGRGFEGPDGLDYIHLDLTHLGRERLLERLPLVREVGIKYVGIDIIEKPLPVRPVQHYTMGGIHCNIDGKVYGTSNIWAAGEVACLSLHGANRLGTNSTAECLVWGAITGEKAVEYLKEAEEPQKMEEIVKDEYDRVFNKLLGKKGSENLYEIRRELRKTMDTYVGVFRDREGLEKALQKIKELKEKYKYIRLEDKSKVYNTELINALELENMLDVAEVVTISALKREESRGAHARIDFPKRDDEKFLKHTLAYKDEKDGVRIEYIPVNITYWKPEERKY, from the coding sequence ATGGAAGTCCATTATTACGATTTGATTATTTTAGGTTCCGGTCTTGCTGGATTAAGAGCAGCTCTTGAGGCTTCAAGAAAATCAGATGGTAAAGTCAAGATAGCTTTAATTTCAAAAGTTCAGTTAATGCGTTCCCATAGTGTTTGTGCAGAGGGGGGGACCGGGGCTGCCATAAATCAGGCTGACGGAGATTCTCCCCTTTTACATGCATGGGACACAGTTAAAGGTTCTGATTTTCTTGCTGACCAGGATGTTGTTTTCAGATTTGTTGAAAAAATAATTGAAGAAATCTATTTACTTGAACATTGGGGAATCCCCTGGTCAAGAAGGGAAGATGGGAGAATAAATCAAAGACCATTTGGAGGGCACTCTTACCCAAGAGCTCTTTTTGCAGAAGATAAAACAGGATTTTTTGAAATGCACACCCTTTATAACAGATTGCAGAAATATGATAATTGGGACAGATTTGATGAGTATTTTGTTACAAAACTTTTAATTAAAGATGGTAAATTTCACGGATGTGTTGCCTATAATATGAGTGGAGGTGAAATGGCTTGTTTTTACGGTAAAGCCTGTATAATAGCAACAGGTGGAGCTGGTAGAATTTATGCCTTTACAACATTCTCTCACAGTGTAACAGGGGATGGTTATGCACTTGCTTTCAGGGAAGGTATACCCCTTAAGGATATGGAATTTATGCAATTTCATCCAACAGGTCTTGTTCCCTCGGGGATTCTTATTACTGAGGGTGCAAGGGGTGAGGGTGGGTATCTAAAAAATAATAAAGGTGAAAGATTCATGGAAAAATATGCACCTAAAATGATGGAACTCGCTCCAAGAGATATAGTTTCCCGGTCTATGATGACAGAAATAAGAGAGGGTAGAGGTTTTGAAGGTCCTGATGGATTGGATTATATTCATCTTGATTTAACTCATCTTGGAAGAGAAAGATTACTAGAAAGATTACCTCTTGTAAGAGAAGTGGGAATAAAATATGTGGGTATAGATATAATTGAAAAACCTCTTCCTGTGAGACCTGTTCAGCATTATACAATGGGGGGAATACATTGTAATATTGATGGAAAGGTCTATGGAACTTCTAATATCTGGGCAGCAGGTGAGGTTGCCTGCCTCTCATTACATGGTGCAAACAGATTGGGTACAAACTCTACAGCAGAATGTCTTGTTTGGGGAGCAATAACAGGTGAAAAGGCAGTTGAATATTTAAAAGAAGCTGAAGAGCCACAAAAAATGGAAGAAATTGTAAAGGATGAATATGACAGAGTTTTCAATAAGCTTTTAGGGAAAAAGGGTTCTGAAAATTTATACGAAATAAGGAGAGAATTAAGAAAAACAATGGATACCTATGTGGGAGTTTTTAGAGATAGAGAAGGACTTGAAAAAGCCTTACAAAAAATTAAGGAATTGAAAGAAAAATATAAGTATATAAGATTAGAAGATAAAAGTAAGGTTTATAATACTGAGCTTATAAATGCTTTAGAACTTGAGAATATGCTTGATGTGGCTGAGGTTGTTACAATTTCAGCTTTAAAAAGAGAGGAATCAAGGGGGGCACATGCAAGAATTGATTTTCCGAAAAGGGATGATGAGAAATTTTTGAAGCATACTTTGGCTTATAAAGATGAAAAAGACGGTGTGAGGATAGAATATATCCCTGTAAATATAACTTACTGGAAACCTGAAGAGAGAAAATATTAA
- the tatA gene encoding twin-arginine translocase TatA/TatE family subunit, giving the protein MNIGFQEILLIFLIILLLFGAKKLPELARGLGTALKEFRKALRETEDSIKEIKEDTEKNTKEEKKI; this is encoded by the coding sequence ATGAATATAGGTTTCCAAGAAATATTATTAATTTTTTTAATTATTTTACTTCTCTTCGGGGCTAAAAAATTACCTGAACTTGCAAGAGGTCTTGGAACCGCTTTAAAGGAGTTTAGAAAAGCCTTAAGAGAAACTGAAGATTCTATTAAAGAAATAAAAGAAGATACTGAAAAAAATACTAAGGAAGAAAAGAAAATTTAA